GCCAGGTTGAGCCGAGCCCGCTTGAAACGAGGAGCCCACTCCAACGCCTTGCGCCAAGCCGCCGCCGCCTCGCCGCGGTGCTTGAGCCGGGCTTGGCAATTGCCGTAGTTGAACCAAGCGATGGCGGGTTGCTCTCCGCGACGTCCCGCCAACTTGTAGAGGTTGGAGGCTTCTTCGATCCGACCGGAATCGTAGGCGATCCCCGCCTTTGTGAACAAGTCGACGGGTGCGGAGGAAAGGATCGCGAGTAGAATGGAGAAGGCGGCCATGTCCTACTCCAAGTGGAAGGTGTAAGGGATGCGCACCCACTGCGGGACCGGCACGCCGCCGAGTTGGGCGGGTTTGAATCGCCAATCCCGGCTCGCCGATTGGATGGATGCTTCGAAGCCATACCCGGGCGGAGCGCCCAACACTTCCAGCTTTTCCACCCGACCGCGCTCGTCCACCAGAATTCGCAATTCCAGGCTCGCCTGGACGCCCTCTTCCTTGGCACGTCGCGGATACGGGGGGTCCAGCATCCGGTCCACACCGGCGTCTTGGTCCACCTGCCCCAACTGGTACACCATGCGCTGGGTACCGACTCCATCGCCCGTTCCCGTCCCGATGCCTTTGCCCTTGCCCCCACCACCGGCGGCCACGGCCATGCCATCGGGTCCGCCTTCCAACCCTAGATCCAATCCCGGCGCATTGCCCGCTCCCCCACCCGCTCCAGGATCCACCAGGCCCGCCACGGGCGCGGCGATCGCCACCGCTTGGGTGGCCACAGAGGGCGTTACGGTGGGCGTGGAGATTTCCTGGGGTTGCGGAACCTGCGGAGGTGGCGGAGGGATGTCCACCGGCAAGGATTCCATCGGCTTCCCCTGCGCGGGAGGTGACACGACAGATTCTGGCGATGGCGCGAGCCACCACACCGCGGCGGCCACCAAGGCCGCCAGAGGAATCCACCAAGGGAGTTTGCGCCGCGATGGATGGGGCACAGCCAACGAAGGAACCCTGCTTTGGCTCCCCCAGACAGGCCGCTGCCGCCAGCGCGACCGGGAACTGTGGATCATCCTAGATCCCGCGATAGAGAGGGATGCAGCGCGCCCAGAACGTGCTGCAGATTG
This DNA window, taken from Fibrobacterota bacterium, encodes the following:
- a CDS encoding energy transducer TonB codes for the protein MIHSSRSRWRQRPVWGSQSRVPSLAVPHPSRRKLPWWIPLAALVAAAVWWLAPSPESVVSPPAQGKPMESLPVDIPPPPPQVPQPQEISTPTVTPSVATQAVAIAAPVAGLVDPGAGGGAGNAPGLDLGLEGGPDGMAVAAGGGGKGKGIGTGTGDGVGTQRMVYQLGQVDQDAGVDRMLDPPYPRRAKEEGVQASLELRILVDERGRVEKLEVLGAPPGYGFEASIQSASRDWRFKPAQLGGVPVPQWVRIPYTFHLE